In Lactococcus protaetiae, the genomic window GCAGATATTAAATTGATGCGTGCTACAGTAGGTCCTGATATGGGTGTTAAAGCATCAGGTGGGGTACATAATCTTGAAGAAGCCAAAGCAATGATTGATGCAGGGGCAACGCGACTTGGTGTATCCGCAGGAGTTGCAATCATGGAAGGTTTAGGGCGACCAAATGAGGGTGCTAAATCTGCGGATAAAACATCGGGAGAGAGTGATGCCAGTTACTAATGATATGATACAGGCGGCTAAAGATGCTGCTTCGCACGCTTATATCCCCTATTCTCATTTTCCAGTTGGTGCAGCTTTTCATACACCAGATGGTCAAATCATTACAGGGTGTAATATTGAAAATGCCAGTTTTGGATTATCTAATTGTGCCGAACGAACAGCGATTTTCAAAGCAATATCAGAGGGGATAACACATTTTGATGCGCTTTATATCTATGGTGAGACGCAAGAACCTATCAGCCCTTGTGGTGCTTGCCGACAAGTGATTGCAGAGTTTTGTGCTGCAGATATGCCAGTTTATCTATTGTCAAAGACGGATAAAGTTAAGGAAACTTCTGTAGGTGAATTGTTACCTTATTCGTTTACCGAATTGAACTAATTAAGAGTAGGAGGGTAGTATTATTCAATTTTGCTTTCTTACAAAAGAAAGCACTCAGATTTTTCTGCCAGTGAAATTCATTGGCAGAAAAATTAGAGTATTAAAGAAAGCGCTGTAATTTAAAAATTGGACACAATTGTGTGCATAATTGAAAAAAGTAAGCGCATTTCCAGTAGAAAAATAGTATTCTATAAAAATTGTAAGGTAATACCGAACGTTAAGGGAAAAGTACCTTCAATCTTTGTATAATGCTTGAAAAAAAGAAACAGATAGCTTAAAATAGTCTTAAGCTAAAGTTTAGCCATTAAAAAATATTCGGAGGGTTCCGTTTCCATGAACAAACGCGTAATCGCAGTCGGTGCAGTTGCACTTGCTTCAGTGGCAGTCCTTGCAGGATGCCGTTCACACGATGCAGCAGGGTCATCATCAGGTAAAGCTAAGACAGACCTTAAAGCAGCTATCATCACAGATACCGGTGGTATCAACGACCGTTCATTCAACCAATCAGCGTGGGAAGGTCTTCAAGCGTGGGGTAAAGAAAACAACCTTAAAAAAGGTCAAGGTTTCATGTACTTCCAATCAAATTCAGCTTCAGATTATACAACAAACTTTAACTCAGCTGAACAACAAGGTTATAAACTTTTGTTTGGTATTGGGTTCTCACTTCAAGATGCTACTTCTGCAGCAGCTAAGAATAATCCAAAATCAAACTTCGTTATCATTGACTCAGTAATTACTGGTCAAAAGAACGTAGCTTCAGCAACATTTGCTGATAATGAAGGAGCTTATCTTGCTGGTGTAGCTGCTGCGAAAGCAACTAAGACAAATAAAATTGGTTTCATCGGAGGAATGCAATCTGATGTTATCACTCGTTTCCAAGTTGGTTTTGAAGCAGGTGCAAAATCTGTAAATCCTAACATTAAAGTAGATGTTCAATATGCTGGTTCATTTACAGACGCAGCTAAAGGTAAAACTATTGCAGCAGCAATGTATGGTTCTGGTGATGATGTAGTTTACCAATGTGCCGGTGGTGTTGGTGTTGGTGCATTTAGTGAAGCAAAAGCTTTGAATGCTCAAAAGAATGAAGCAGATAAAGTATGGCTTATCGGTGTTGACCAAGACCAAAAATATCTTGGTGGTTACACTTCTAAAGATGGTAAAAAATCAAACTTTGTCCTCGTTTCAACAATCAAAGAAGTTGGTAAAGTCGTTCAAGATATTGCTGATAAAACTAAAGATGGCAAATTCCCTGGTGGAACAACTGTTACTTACAACCTCAAAAATGGTGGGGTAGACCTTGGTCTTGATAATGTAACGCCACAAATCAAAGATGCTGTTGCTACTGCAAAAGCTGATATTATTTCTGGTAAAATCACTGTTCCATCTAAATAATGAAGTCAAGACTTATTCAGTGGGAGTTTCGTAAAACATTTGTCCATTTTCTCTAGTCGCTAAAGCGACTGATAAAAGGGCAACTCGCCACGGAATTTAGTCGGACGAAATTCAAAGCTTAGTGCTGCTTTATCTCCGACCTAAGAGGTCGGAGTATTAGCACGCACTTGCTTTGATAAAAATAAAAAACCAGCAAATATGTTGGTTTTTTTTATATTGGATTGAATTGTCTGTTAAATTATATGTTTTTGTATAAAAATAGTGATAAACTATGTTATAATGATATAGACAGATTATAAATCGGTATAGATTTTTTAGCAGAGGGGAGAGGCCATGAGAAAAGCAGTGCCAAACTATATTAAAATTCATGATGCACTTAAAGATGAAGTTGAGAAAAATATCTGGAAAATTGGTCAACGTCTGCCAAGTGAAAGAGATTTGGCTGAACGATTTGGTGTAAGTCGTATGACCGCAAGGCAGGCAGTAACCGCTTTGGTAGATGAAGGGATTTTGGACCGAAGAGTCGGCTCTGGTACCTACGTTGCAAGTCGTCGAGTACGTGAAAAAATGAGAGGTACGACTTCTTTCACAGAGATTATCACATCACAGGGTAAAGTGCCTTCAACTGAAGTATTAAGCTATATCAAGACCGCTCCCAATGAAGTAGAGTGCGAAAAATTGAACATCACTAAAAAAGATTCAATCATTCGTATGGAGCGGATTCGTTATGCGGATAATATTCCTATTTGTTTTGAAGTGGCGAGTATTCCTTTTAATCTAGTAAAAAACTTTGATAAAAAAGAGATTACAAGTAATTTCTTTAAAACATTGGAAAAGCATGGGCATGTGATTTCGCGTAGTGAGCAAATCGTTTCTGCTAAAAAAGTAAGTACTGAGGTGTCTGAGTATTTAAAAACTCGTGCTGGTTCTGCAATTTTAGGGTTAACTCAAGTTTCTTATCTTGCTGATGGACAGCTTTTGAGTATGTACTTTCCCAATATGTTGGAGATCGTTTTGAGTTTTATTTGGAAAGATAGTATAAGTATATAGTACGCTAGTTTTATTTTACTTAGCAAGTGTGTGCTATCTCCGCCTTTGGGCTACGCGATAAACATTTGTCCGTTTTATCTAGCCAAAAAGCTGTTGATGCTCGCTACGGTACGAAAAGTGCCTATTCGAAATCGCAACTCGCGCACTGTTCTATGAACGTTCTCCACAACTCTGTTGCTTCGTTGTCTTCTTGTTCGTATGCAAGTAGAGCTTGCAACGATAGAGGCGAAGCGATAGGACGTAATGGCAATCTCTGCTTTCCTTCTACTGTCCTAGGATTTTGATTTTAGTGCTTAGACTTTAGGAACAGAGGAGATGCTACTATTGGTGGGGAGAAGAATTACCCACCAATGAAGTAATCACTTCAAAACCCTGCCAGTTGACTAGCAGGGTTCTTTTATTTGCGGTATTATGAGAGGCCTTTTTTTATTTTTCTTTTATATTGATATTGTTTGATTTGAAAATGGAGCCAGCACCCCACACAGAAACCACTTAGGGCTACACTTGCTGCGATGAAAACGAACGCGGCAAAGATAATAGCAAGAATAAGATGACCAAAAAGCGAAGCAATTAGGCTTGCTGTTAAGAGTACAGTAGCAATAATTTGATTAAAACGCAAATCAGACTTATCTTCCAAAAGGTATTCAGAAGCTTTCTTTTTTAGAAAATGTTTTGCGATAAGAATAACAAAGTTTCGTTCAAAGAAAATACCAAAAAAACCAGCAAGGATAGGGAGCAGGAGGAACCAAAAAAATTGAGTGACAACGGCAAGGATAATACTGATGATGATTACGGTTTGATTGGTGCGCACAAGTGGGCGAGGAACGCCTTGGATACTAGGTTTGTTCATAAGAAATCTCCTTTAAGATTTTCGAGTTTGTACAGATTTTTTTAAAATGAAGTCAAGAATTATTCAGTGGGAGTTTTAACTCACCACTGAATTTAGGGCACAACCTCTAGGTGTAACAACTAAGCGACCTGTACGCAGCTAAAGCTGCAACAGTCTGCTTAACATCAAAGATATGAGGTTACACCTCCGCTTTGCTTCGTTATCCATTCGCTCTATCTCCGCTTTGCTGCGCTGTCGATTTCACTAAGCCACTAAAGTGGCAAGTTCAAATCGCAATCGACTAAAGTCGCAAGGCGAAGTGGTCTTGTCCCTGAAGCCTAAGTGCTATCTCCGCTTCGCTACGCTGTCCACTCTCGCTAAGTGGCTGAAGCCACAAGTCGAGTCGCAAAGCGCTAAGACCCTAGGGCAGTCGGACGAAATTCAAAGATTGCCATTCTGACTAGGTGCTTTGCCTTTTGCTCTTGCTGCTTTAGCAGCTAAGCAAACGGACAGCGGAGCAACGAAGTTGCATAGACCGTTCGCAGAACGGCGTGCGAAGTACGTAGTACCGTAGCGAGGGTGGACAGCGTAGCGCAGCGGAGATAGTGCTGCTTTATCCCCAATCTAAGAGGTGGGGGAATTGCGATTGCGACTAGGTGCTTCAGCACCGTAGCGAGCATCGACAGCCTTTTTATCAGACGCTTTAGCGGCTATATAAAACGGACAAATGTTTATAGCGTAGCCCGAAGGGTGGAGATAGCACGCACTTGCTTTGATAAAAGCAATCTACTAGAACTACTTTAAAATGAGATTGCCATTTTATTTAGTTGTTCTTAGATTGGCGGGTTCTGGTGCGTTTTTGTGCCAGAACAGATGCGAAGCACCGCAAACCCTCGTGATTTTTACAATGATTTGGCTATAGTTTGATTTTATCTTATTTGAGGAGAGATGGATTTAAAATTTTTTTATGATGAGTGATAAGTTTGACAAAGGTAGAGAAAAAAGCTTCTGTCAGTACACTGACAGAAGTCTATATCCATTGCTTATGGTCGTATAAA contains:
- a CDS encoding DUF4395 domain-containing protein; amino-acid sequence: MNKPSIQGVPRPLVRTNQTVIIISIILAVVTQFFWFLLLPILAGFFGIFFERNFVILIAKHFLKKKASEYLLEDKSDLRFNQIIATVLLTASLIASLFGHLILAIIFAAFVFIAASVALSGFCVGCWLHFQIKQYQYKRKIKKGLS
- a CDS encoding cytidine deaminase codes for the protein MPVTNDMIQAAKDAASHAYIPYSHFPVGAAFHTPDGQIITGCNIENASFGLSNCAERTAIFKAISEGITHFDALYIYGETQEPISPCGACRQVIAEFCAADMPVYLLSKTDKVKETSVGELLPYSFTELN
- a CDS encoding BMP family lipoprotein, whose translation is MNKRVIAVGAVALASVAVLAGCRSHDAAGSSSGKAKTDLKAAIITDTGGINDRSFNQSAWEGLQAWGKENNLKKGQGFMYFQSNSASDYTTNFNSAEQQGYKLLFGIGFSLQDATSAAAKNNPKSNFVIIDSVITGQKNVASATFADNEGAYLAGVAAAKATKTNKIGFIGGMQSDVITRFQVGFEAGAKSVNPNIKVDVQYAGSFTDAAKGKTIAAAMYGSGDDVVYQCAGGVGVGAFSEAKALNAQKNEADKVWLIGVDQDQKYLGGYTSKDGKKSNFVLVSTIKEVGKVVQDIADKTKDGKFPGGTTVTYNLKNGGVDLGLDNVTPQIKDAVATAKADIISGKITVPSK